CCCCAGTCAGGCTACAGTAGATATCCAAACACCAACAGCAACCCTAGGGGCAGAGGTGGCTATTGTCAGGACCAGGGTTTCATATACTCGCCCAGTATAAGAGCCCAGCAAGGCACCCCAGGCCCTCGACACTTGAATCAAAACCAGTTACAAGGTAAAAACCACAGCCATTATTCCAACAGACAATGGTGTGCCCAAACAGACTCTCTGTATGACACTTTCCAGAGTTTGTCCCTTCATCAAGACAGGCCCAACAGGATAGCAGAAAGGTTTGACAGACGTTCTGCATCCAGCAGCTCTTCAAATTCGAGTTTTACTAAAGTTAACATCACTCTCACTCCTGATATTCAGGACCAGGTTCACAGGGCTTTGGCTGTTTTGAGACCAAGTGAGAGTATCTCTGCAAAATTGCTAGCCAAAAAGCTTCGTCTGCCTAAAAAGATAGTCAACAAGGCTCTGTACTCTTTGGAGCGCTCACAAAAAGCCTCCAAGCAAGGACAACTCCCTCCGGAGTGGACTCTATACAGAGAACCTCTCAGAGGCGAGGAAGATCAAAACTCTAAAGTGCAAAGTCCACCTTCCCATCTGTGTGTCAGCTCAGAGCACCCTCCAAAACCTGAGGCCAAGGTTGatctaaaaacagaaacagcagaaaacagggGACAGGCCAAAGAAGAGGATTCTGACACAGAATCCAGTTCTTCTAATTGCTCCTCTTTAGAGTCATCTGACTCTGAGGAATCCCAGTCACCAGCAAAAGGTCAACAACCGGAGAAACGACATCCCGGCACTACCAGCTCTCCTGATCAGGAACTTAAGCTTCCCACAATGACAGACCAGAAGGAGCGAGTTCTGCATTACCTTTTGCAGGCGCGGGAGGCAACTGCTCTTGTCATAGCCAAAAATCTGGGTCTTAGGAATGCCAAGCAGGTCAGTCCTACCCTTAACACCCTTGAGAAGCAAGGTGAAGTCATTAAGAATGGAGAAGTCAACCCTCCCACTTGGGAGCTCTCCACCCGCCGCAGAGAAAGAATGGAGAGGAGCCTTAAAGCCGCACAGAGCAGCAAAGCTGAGGAGGCTCGAATGGAAGTGGAAACCAGAATggaagagaagggaggggggtCCGTCTTTCTGCCGTCGCCACCAATACCACCAATACCAGGCCTCGAATCACTGCCACTTCCAGAGGGTTGGATGCCCGAGCAAAGTCGAAGTGAAGCGGTAagtaaaatgttgctttgtatttttaaacagtATTAAGGTGAATATATTCTTATGAACATAGGATACCTTAAACATGACAAATCAGTGAGCTGCAAACAAAGCAAATACAGGGGTGAAGACTCATTCAAATGAGGTTGGTCATAACAAGAGCGTGGCAGTATGTCGGacaaatgtgaattaaaattcaaaacacatCCATGAATAACAAAATGGATTCTATTCAACCAAGATAGTTTAACCTTAGTGGCTAAAAATATTTCCCACTCTATAATACATCACAGCATCAACCAAACTTTATCTCTGCTTTATGCTAAGCAAAGCTCACAAGCTTCATGTATTTACATCTATATATCCACATATATTTGCTGGACAGACTCACATGGTTGCATGCAAATTGTGAAACTTTTTTAAGAGAAAGGCAACAAATTGTTCTTGGGGGATGTGAAGCATCTTTTTACTAGGTGTATTCAGCTAAGGTTACCAAGCTTGGAGTTCTATCCTCATTTTATTGACTCCTTTGCatctgtttttcccttttcagtCGCAGTCTtccctccagcccccccccttGACCTCATGTAAAGATGAGGAGGCAGACGAAGGTCAGTGGGCCACTGATGACATCCCAGAATTCCTCAACGCCATTCGCAGAGAGACAGATGCTGAGAAACTGGCAGCAGAGAAGGCCAACGCCGTGGGAACTGTAGCCGTGTCACTGGCTGCTCCACCTCCACAGAACCTGTGGGCCAAATTACAGGAGCTGAGGCTGAAGAACCCCGTCAGCGGCCTCATGGAGTATGCCCAGTATCTGGGCCAGAACTGTGAGTTCCTGCTCCTTGACCAGTCGGGACCCTCTCACGACCCAAGGTTGGTCATATAATCTGCTCTGCTTGTTACTGATACAAGGGGTGAAGTGAATTAATCATTGTCTGTTTATTCATGACGTGCTATTGAGATTTAACTAGTGAGGCACCAGAGCCAAGTAGAACAGGTATTTACCAGTCTACATTAAATACACTGTTTGGTCAATGTCTTTATACCAGCTACATTAATTAAGTCCGCAGTAATCACTTGCTTCAGTTTACCTTACATAAAACTGAATCCAATTAGTTCCATGTAGTTTTTTATATGGGGGAAAAAGGGAGCAGAGATATCAGCGCAGTAATGCTTATAAGCTGATACTCTGAGGTAAGGCATTGGGACAGAAAAAGTTTGATCAATGCATCTTAAGAGTAACACTTGGAAGTGTCTTCAAATACACAAGCTTTCACCCATCCCAGCTGGATAACACTTTACAGGCTTGGGGTGTTGAAATGCTATCTGTTGTTCCATTATGAATAACTTTATTTTTCCAGCCGCATGTTTGTTACCTCCTGTAAAGACCTGCTGACAAACCTATCGATTCAAAGCCTGCGAGAAATAAATCTGCCTTAATGAAGACGTATGATGCTACCAATTAAGAATGAAAATTAGTTTGCTTGTTATGCAACACAGTAGTCTCAGAAAATTGTAGCTGCTCAATTAATCACGCATTGACAGATCACTGTGTCTcatttgtatgttttctctctgttgctctctgtcAGATTCCGTATGCAGGTGATGCTCAATGGGAGGCTGTTTCCCGTCGCAGAGGCTTCCAGCAAGAAGGTTGCAAAAAAGGATGCCGCTGCAGCCACCCTGCGCATTCTCATCGGAGAGATGCAGGGAGGGGCAAGCACAGGGGACGAGGGAAATACTGCCAGTATGGACCAAGTGATGGATCTACTCCCAGACACCAGTGTAAGTTTGTGCTCAACTGTGTTTAAATCTGTCAAGTATTGCTTTAAACACCTGAGAATCGTCAGGCACTTGGCATGTGAGAAGAGAGCACTACATTTAACACACCTGAGCAGACACTGTAAACGGCACAAGTGTCAATATACATGCGTCAAGTTTAAGAGATTGTATAGGCCAACATTTTGATTCACAGCCCTggttaaaaaaatgtcactcaGTTGCTATTTTATTCAAAAAGCATCCTCAATTGCAATATATTTTGGTTTCCTCCACTGTCGACCAGGGGTCGGCTGAAGGCATGGGGGGAATTTGTGGGAGTAGTAGCGGGGAAGGGATGGGGATGGTGGAGGGACCTCGCCAGCCACTGTCCCGCTCTCTGCCTGGTGGGAAGAATCCAGTGTCTGTCCTGATGGAGTACAGCCAGCGCAGCGGGAAACCCATCGAATTCATCATCACCGGGCAGGCAGGCCCACCACATGACCCAAGGTACTGGCTCCTTCACCTCCCACTGAATCTCATGTTGTTCTCCTCCACACTGCTAGCTGCCTTGTGGTCACACATTTCCCCCTCAGGGAAGCTGTTGATCAGCTATTTCTGGTCACTCTCTCCTCAGTACTGTAGTCAGCTGACAAAGACACAATACCATCTCTGTCCATTCTCTCTTTACCACTAGTTCTGTTGATAATCCACTCAGCAGACTGAGAGATACAATATGAGCAACTGTTTTCCTTCAATCGTTTTCCAGAAGAGCTGCATGCATCTGTCTTGATCACTAGTATACCGTAGGCTCTGCTGGTACTGTGACACTGTCACATCCCCTTATTTATCTAAATGTGATAAGTCAGGAATCTGGAATAGTCTACCACTTTCTGTCTTTCCACCCTTTTCACTTTATCGGTCCTGTGTTCAGGTTCATGTACAGGGTGAAGGTCGGAGAGAACTTGTTTTCAGAGGCCTCAGCTCCAAGCAAGAAGGCAGCCCGCCAGCtggcagcagaggaggctgtcAAAGAATTAATGGCTGATGGGAGACTGCAGCTCAACAAGGTGAGGAAGTGCAAACCAGAGAATAACTCAAGTTGCTCATTTGGAAGGAAGTAGAAGGGATTTGCATATCCCTAATATAAATGTAATGACTTTGTGAAAACAACAGATAATTCAGGGTGAAAGAGATGATTTTGTCACACTGTTCTGCTTCAGTTGCTCAACACCGTTCgcatctctgtttttcctctacTCCTactcccttctctcttttccagCCTCAGTTGCCCCTGGGCTCTTCCAGTGATAGCGATGGCAGTGGTTCTGGGACTACGTGTCCCTCTTTGCCACCTCTGACTGCAGATGAGTTGCGAGCAGCACATGAAGCAGGGGTTGGGGACCTCATCAACCACCTGAACAACAACGCAGTATCAGGTCTTCTCGAGTACGCTAGAGCTCGGGGCTTTGCCGCTGAGATCCGACTGGTGGGCCAGTCTGGGCCACCACATGAGCCCAAGTAAGTATGTGTGAACTGCATGAATGCACAAAAACGCAATGAACATGCACGTGTTGGACGGAAGGATCTTACTGTCCGGGTTATGATGTACTAAAAATGTGTTCTTTGTGTACCTGAGCAAAAGATTCATATGATGATTGATTATTGATGATGAAGTTTTGGAACATTAACAAAGGTTTTTATACCTTTTTCTGATTTCAGTTGCAACAACACTTGACAGGTTCTTAAAAATGCTCAAATTGATATTCATGTTTACCTTTCAATGTTTTTTAAACAACAATGGAATCTTTGGTTCTCAAAGTGATTGAAGAAACCCTAAAAATCCTCCTGTGATTGACTTTCTCTTTGCACCACCTACTCAGGTTCACCTACCAGGCCAAGCTGGGCGGACGCTGGTTCCCTCCAGTGTGTGCATCCAACAAGAAGCAGGGAAAACACGAAGCAGCGGATGCCGCTCTACGGGTTCTGATTGGAGAGGCTGAGAGGGCAGCCCGCACTGGGGAGCTTATCCCAGCTGAGGTACTGGcgtttcagtgttttctctttttctgtcatgaAACCTTAATTTGCACCAACATCAAAAGAGCCTTGTCTGGCTCAGCATGGGGATACGGCAGTACGTGATGGAGTGAGAGAAATATTAGAGGCATAGCAAGAGGGTTAGGTTGAGCCTCAATGAGATCACAGACAACATCTGCATGTACTTGATTAACCGTTGACTAAATAACGGTATAAATGTTCATGTGGACACTTGACCTGTAGCTTCAGTTAAAATCTGACTAACCTAAATAAATGCACCCAGAGTGCCAAGGAATTTTTGGAATCTGGGCACGTGAGTTTTCCTGGGTCACAGTTCGATGGCCTTCAGACCGAATTGTGACCTGAAGTTGGAAAAGccctgtctctgtgtttggagcacAGTTTAGCTGTCCGATTGTTTTGGGTAGACTGGCACTCTCTAGATAGGGAGTGACACTCCGTTGTCAGGGTTACCAAGGTTGCAGGTGagagctgtgctgtgctctAGACATTGCAAGATAGACTGTTTCCCTGTTGAAGAATCATGCAGACGATAACCTGAAGATTCGTACAGCGTGATTTTGGGTGACGTGAATACTCATATTTCCTTGTTTCGATTTCAGTGGTTCCTTCCAGGCTTTAGCTTTATAGTTTGTATTGACAGCATGCAAACATTAAACATACAAATATTACATCTGACTGCATAAGTGTTTCCTCAATCAATAATTTACTATGGTATTTTCATCAGATACACTGAATGTTAAATAATTCCCATTTCCTTTCGATTTCTGCCTGTCCTGTCCCGTATACATCCCTCTCTCTAGCTTCCAGTGAGTGGCAGCACATTACATGACCAGATAGCGATGTTGAGTCACCAGCGTTTCAACGCCCTGACCACACGTATCCAGCACAGCCTCCTGGGACGCAAGATTCTGGCCACCATCGTCatgaggagaggggagggccTGGGGACTGTTGTCAGCCTCGGAACTGGTATATACATTTCCTTTAGCATATAATCCATAAAGCAAAAGAAGATGGTAATAACGGGGAGTATAAGGAATAGAGTTGCAgcataataaatacattgtCACTGCATTTTTCCATGATGTGAGGACGTTTTATGGCTTTCTGTGCTCAGAGTCATGCACTGTCGGAAAGCTAAAACAGAACTAGGTCACTGCAGAACCGAGAGGCGTTacattgttgtgttgtttgacattgaatgtgtttttttttttttctgtcaggaaATCGCTGTGTTAAAGGGGAAGAGCTGAGCCTTAAAGGGGAGACTGTTAATGATTGCCACGCGGAAATCATCTCCAGAAGAGGATTTATTCGGTAGAAACAGATTTTGCTCTTTATCAATGTTTCTCTCCCAGTTTTGAAAAGAaccctctcctctgctggaCATTATTTATGAATCGAACTCACCATCTTCTTTCCTCTCAGGTTTCTGTACAGTGAACTGCTCAAGCACTATGATGGTACAGACGACAGTATATTTGAGCCAGcggagaaaaacaaactgcaaatCAAATCTGACATCACCTTTCACCTCTACATCAGGTGGGAGTATCAGATGTTGTCTCTCCTTGTTCACCTccccctctgttctcctcttctttcatcCCTGTCCTGTCCATCACTTAGATACAtcagtgtttcatgtttggATCAATGTGGTCTCTCCTGTTTTTAGCTGCACGTCATTATATTATGTGTCATATCAATACCTCatgtctcttctttctctctcatcaaTAGCACTGCACCTTGTGGGGACGGTGCTCTGTTTGACAAGTCATGCAGTGAGTCAGGCGATGATGTCGAGGGCCATCAGCCTCTGTTTGAGAATGCTAAGCAGGGCAAGCTCCGCACCAAAGTGGAGAACGGTGAGAGATGAGACTGACACACATCGGTCCTCAGTTATCTCTGTCTTCAGTATATCTCTGCAGTGCACATGATTCAACTCCCTCATCTGTGAGCAAGACGTGTGaccttttgtctgtgtgtgtgttgttgcatGTGCCAGGCGAGGGCACCATCCCAGTGGAGTCGAGTGCCATTGTGCCCACGTGGGACGGCATCCAGCACGGTGAGAGGCTGCGAACCATGAGTTGCAGTGACAAGATCCTGCGCTGGAACGTGTTGGGTCTGCAGGGGGCGCTGCTCACCCATTTCCTGCACCCCATCTACCTGAAGTCTATCACCCTTGGTAAAACATACCGTTGTATCTTAAAAGCAATGAGATTGGATGAATTCTCACTTTTGTTTCTTGTCTCAAATCTGTTCtacaacttgtttctgctgttgtgATCTGTCAGGATATCTGTACAGCCATGGGCATCTGACACGTGCCGTTTGCTGTCGGCTGGCCCGAGACGGGGAAGCATTCGTCCAAAGTCTCCCTAGTCCCTTCACGTTAAACCACCCAGAGGTAACTGCATACGTTTTTGGCAATGTCACATGTGGACATAAATCAGGAGCACTGAGGTCATTCTCAGTAAATTAATCAATTACGCCGCCAGAGTTGTGCCTGCACAACTGTTTCTTCATTTCTCATCTTCTGTAAATTTGACTCATCCATCAATTAACAAAAAGCACGTAGGTCACTGTCATGCCGCCGGGCAAAATGCCTGAGGAATAAAGTAGCTGGCAGTTGAGCACAATTCAGTTTGTTCCCTGTTTTACCCCATTTTTGAATCCTTTCTTGAGTTTCATTTACACATCAGTGACATTGGTTGAATGTTCCAACCCTAATCGACACAGTGGTGGACAGCTGCATCACACTGAAAAATGCATTACACAACAAATTTTACATGCTCTGTTTGGAATTGCTGACTCACAGCGAAGGGCTAAATTAACTTAACTGAACAAAATATGGTCTTTCTCCCTCATTTCCCTTCTCCCACACCACCTGCCTGTCTGTAGGTGGGCAGGGTGAGTGTGTATGACTCCACACGTCACACAGGCAAGACCAAGGAGTCCAGTGTGAACTGGAGCTTTCCAGACCAGCAGAGTGTGGAGGTGCTGGATGGGACCAAAGGCAAATTGGATGGGTATGTAACTAAACCACATTCCGTTGCTCCTGATAGtaacactttgtttttatcaataaCTAACTTTGGCTTGTTTTTATACCCGGTTATCGTCCTCTGAACAACTTATTTACGCtgtgcagtgctgctgttcTTTCCCTAGTGGCTAGCAATAACTTTGTATTAACCCACCACAGATTCAAGTCAATTCTTTGCCTAAGAAGAGATAAAGAATTTAAATGGATTTACCCAGTAGTGCAGTATGCCACTAAAAAGTTTACCTGAAATAtgattgttttttcattttgtatacGTTTTTGATCATCATAACATCGATCAAACTAACAACACTAAATTACAGAACCTCCTAATTTCTTCCCTTTTAGGAACAAACTGAGTGTGTCCAGAGTGTCCAAGTCCAACCTGTTTGGTCTGTTCCAATCGCTGTGCCAACGGAGTGGCCGCATGGACCTCCTCTCCCTGCCCTCTTACTCCCAGGCCAAGATGTCGGCCATGTCCTTCCAGCTAGCCAAGCAGCAGTTCTTCCGAGCTCTCAGCGTTCACGGTTACGGCGCCTGGATCGGCAAGCCGCTGGAGGAGAAGAGCTTTGAGGCAGGGGAGGCAACCAGGAACAATGGAGCAAGTGTCCCTGTGGGATATGGCAGCAGTAGAAACGGAGGAGCAATGGAGTACAAGCAAGAGGAGGCATAGAACAGTGCAGGATGCATTATTAAGTGGGTTATATGAATATATGGAGTAAGAAAAGCACAAGGCAGCGGCAGATTGAAAGGGTGgatgtgaagaaaaaacaaaaggacaatCACACAATGGATAGCCAGTGGCCAGAGCTGTATATTCTGATGAAACATGGTTAAAGGCTTCAGAGGAAGAGTGATGGGAAGCGACAGAATAAATGAGAGGAAGATGACAAAGGAAAAGCCTGAAGGATGAGTGGGGTCACAGAGAGCTAAGGAGACATCCACAGGGTGTACAGAATAATGTAAACACTACATGAAAAAGGATTTAGCTTCAGTCAGTAAATCTTCACGGTAAACACTGCTACAAATCTGACTTGTGTTAGTTTGCAAAACAATTACTGTGTTGTCAGCTTTCTTTATGCTGCATATAAATGTGGATTTGTTTCAAATTGtattttcagtctttcttttgtctttagTGTTTGGCATATGCTGCCATTATTTTTCCATTGTTCTACTTGATATGTGAACTTATTTTTGCAGGTTCTTTGACCATTGCATTTGCAGTTTGGACCCACTTGATTTGGCTTCTTTGGATCACGGTTTGTCTAATTTTGCCATGAGAGCTTGAGTAGCTGACAAGTACTGCTAATTGGCATTCAACCTAATATGACCTGTCATTGTAGCAGTGCTTGTAATTGTGATTAAGTAAATTTAGAGCTGACGTCCTCTGTCATGAAGTGCTTATTATTGTTTTCTGCTCCCTGTATTCTACTGCAtggaaacacaagcagctgatTTAAGGACAGCCAGCAGTAACAACAGGACGCTCTCAGCAGGAATCTTGATTTTTGAAAATTGCACTCTCCTTAGTTAGATGTCACGTGTAAACTTGGAAATTAGTCCTTGCTCATCACAGTCCCAGCTCACATTGTACACAAGAAGCGTTCGCTGCACATGAGAACATAAATGCCAACTTTTGGCAGTATCTCTGGTCAGTGACTAACCAAACATTCACTGTCCATCATTTCaggctttagctttagctcctGTACATACTCTGAAGCCTTCAATCAAGGAACATTTATGAGTGAAATTTAAGCTTACTGTGCACCCTCAGCTGTCAACATGTCGTTTCCATTAGCATTGCATAGGTCAGTGCGCCCCTTTGACCagtttcatcatttttctgtgTTATGTGCTTTTATATACGTAGAATTGTCAATAACTCCAAAAGTaaagtatttctgttcttatgttgtgttcttgtgtgtgagtattttttcttttttcttcactcCTGTTAGTAGGTTCGTCAGTAGCTGGCCATGCTAGCGAGCCGTGGAAAGTCTCAACTGTCCTGCCCgcatatagtttttttttttttttagagcttgATAAGAAAAGGCTTTTAGGTTCTCTTGCATGGCCAGTTCTTGAGGACTGTGAGTACGTGGGGACATTTTTGTTGTCTAAGGAGAGTGTGTTATCTGTTGTTGATTTGGTTACGTGTAGATGGATGGTGCAATATATACATCAGGTATATAcaaatacatgaacacacagacatacagtggGGTCCAATAGCCCGAGTCCAGTTCCAGAAAATCATTTATTCGAAAACTAACACAAATGTTTTGTCAAATAActtatttatcaaaatattgttttgtttttttaattttgttaatGCAGTAAGTAAAAGGTATTTGAACTTCGAGGTTTCTCAGTATTCACTCTgtccacagcacagcacagcatttGCATTGGACaatgcaggttttttttgtttgttttgttttttggcagcGCTTGAAAAGCCTCATTACTCAAGCActctaattaaaaaaacatgtcagagatGTACTGTACAGGTTTAGCCATCACAGATGTTTGTTCTGTTGGAGGCTCAGTAACTGCATTTCTCAGGCGAATCATCACTCCACAGTACTTGCAACGGTTTAATGTGGCTTTGATGCATgtacagagacatttttttcttcttctttcaaatGGTTTTAATCTTGAAGCGATGATATGCCTCTGTAGGACAGAGTGGCACCTCTCTGGTCAGTGTGTAGTTGGCGTGTTCCCTGCGGTGTTAAAAGTTCAAATTTTATCTGAAGAATTTGTCACCGTCTTCAGCAGTGATATCTATATATACTGTTGTTTCTCTTAATAAAGACTTAAAAACGTGGAATGCATTTTCCCGTCAGTTTGCTTTGATCAAGGTACAGCAGTAATTACACATATAAGACATAATATAGCAAAATAAATTGCTTATAGTATTTGATACATTTCTTTAAAGATGACGTAATTAAAGTTAGCTCTAAATGCATTTGAAGAAGCTTTAAAGGagattattttatatgtattttttagtttttatcatTAGAATGTCCCATTCTTGGTGGTGAACTCAGACTTTTGGACCCCGCTGTTTGTACAAAGTGATTTTTGAGTTTAatgctgtatatacagtatgtctgtgtgtgtatgtatatgtataggtttaatgtatatattttgtaaatcaTCTACAGTtgcttttctatatttttttcctgatgttttaattaaactgcaATGACTATGCTGTTTTTTTACCAATGACATTTGGAAACTacaaaagtaagtaaaaaaataaaaataagtagcAATGTTTCAGTGGAGTGATGTGTGCCTGGTGTTTGCGTCTTGTTAGATGCTTTCTGTTTACCACCTACTTctttttctactttctacttCCTTCAAAAGGGGGTTTGCTGGATGATGGATCATTAAAGGCCTGAAAATGTAGAGGTCTAACACTGGAAATAGACTTTCTTTGTTTAAAGTTTGAAAGAGCAGGCGATGCTAATTTCCTCAGGGTGGCGTTTAGCTCCAGTCTACTTGACTGCAATGCTCCAAAGGATCAGCAGATGGAAACGTGTCCTCACCTTAGGGCCAGAGGCTGTACATGCAAGCGGAGAAATGCTACTGACGAGTCGCAGGTGACTTGATATTCATAGAGGATGCTTGACAAAATTTATAGGTGTGTTTCCTTATCCTTAGCAAAATCTGTGCAGCcctgatatttattttatctatataGATGAGATTATGTTATGTATTATATGGGCTCCTTACGTTAATTTCATGATTTCACAAGCTTATCATcctttgctttcattttcagtgagtACAGTAAGTACCAGTGCAAGCAAGCAGCATGTAAGATGCATCAAAAGTGTACATAGATGTAtataaagacaaatgaaaattaGACCAATGGGGTAGTGATAGTAAGAGGGGaaatccatccattgtctatatcACTTATCCTTCAGGatcg
The nucleotide sequence above comes from Pempheris klunzingeri isolate RE-2024b chromosome 8, fPemKlu1.hap1, whole genome shotgun sequence. Encoded proteins:
- the adar gene encoding double-stranded RNA-specific adenosine deaminase, whose protein sequence is MSRGRGGPSKEHYHRHPPPDLQAKENYHRPGPASFYPRPGPQQIPYSSYYNSPAHPIVPIQPPVPSLIPSAPPIPNHNKVVPKAAAHNSSHNHNHGPNPVPNSFQYQQIEFLRGQSSEAPQFRASPRGGGGGVVPGRPPSSSYQPQSGYSRYPNTNSNPRGRGGYCQDQGFIYSPSIRAQQGTPGPRHLNQNQLQGKNHSHYSNRQWCAQTDSLYDTFQSLSLHQDRPNRIAERFDRRSASSSSSNSSFTKVNITLTPDIQDQVHRALAVLRPSESISAKLLAKKLRLPKKIVNKALYSLERSQKASKQGQLPPEWTLYREPLRGEEDQNSKVQSPPSHLCVSSEHPPKPEAKVDLKTETAENRGQAKEEDSDTESSSSNCSSLESSDSEESQSPAKGQQPEKRHPGTTSSPDQELKLPTMTDQKERVLHYLLQAREATALVIAKNLGLRNAKQVSPTLNTLEKQGEVIKNGEVNPPTWELSTRRRERMERSLKAAQSSKAEEARMEVETRMEEKGGGSVFLPSPPIPPIPGLESLPLPEGWMPEQSRSEASQSSLQPPPLTSCKDEEADEGQWATDDIPEFLNAIRRETDAEKLAAEKANAVGTVAVSLAAPPPQNLWAKLQELRLKNPVSGLMEYAQYLGQNCEFLLLDQSGPSHDPRFRMQVMLNGRLFPVAEASSKKVAKKDAAAATLRILIGEMQGGASTGDEGNTASMDQVMDLLPDTSGSAEGMGGICGSSSGEGMGMVEGPRQPLSRSLPGGKNPVSVLMEYSQRSGKPIEFIITGQAGPPHDPRFMYRVKVGENLFSEASAPSKKAARQLAAEEAVKELMADGRLQLNKPQLPLGSSSDSDGSGSGTTCPSLPPLTADELRAAHEAGVGDLINHLNNNAVSGLLEYARARGFAAEIRLVGQSGPPHEPKFTYQAKLGGRWFPPVCASNKKQGKHEAADAALRVLIGEAERAARTGELIPAELPVSGSTLHDQIAMLSHQRFNALTTRIQHSLLGRKILATIVMRRGEGLGTVVSLGTGNRCVKGEELSLKGETVNDCHAEIISRRGFIRFLYSELLKHYDGTDDSIFEPAEKNKLQIKSDITFHLYISTAPCGDGALFDKSCSESGDDVEGHQPLFENAKQGKLRTKVENGEGTIPVESSAIVPTWDGIQHGERLRTMSCSDKILRWNVLGLQGALLTHFLHPIYLKSITLGYLYSHGHLTRAVCCRLARDGEAFVQSLPSPFTLNHPEVGRVSVYDSTRHTGKTKESSVNWSFPDQQSVEVLDGTKGKLDGNKLSVSRVSKSNLFGLFQSLCQRSGRMDLLSLPSYSQAKMSAMSFQLAKQQFFRALSVHGYGAWIGKPLEEKSFEAGEATRNNGASVPVGYGSSRNGGAMEYKQEEA